The region CGCAGTGCCATCGCCATGGCTGTGATGGCATCGCCGCGGTCGTCGGAAAATACGGCTAGCGATCCCTCAGGGTGATGGTGGGCGACCTCGACCGCGCTAATATCTGCGCTGGCATCGTCGCTGCGGGTCCCGACATCGACGAGCGTCGTGGCAATTCCTGCAGCTTCGATCAGGTCGCGAACGTAAACCGCTTCCGGCTTCTTAGTATCGAGTGTAGTGACAACATACGCTTGGCCCACGCCTTTGCCGATCGTATCAGTCATGATGCGCGGCCACCGCCGATTAGAGTTGGCAGTCACTGTCGAGAATGACAAAGACCTTTTCGAACGCTGTAGTGGCATGGGGCATGGCGGGTCGGCTCTCCAAGCCTCGCAATAAATATTACAGTGGCGGCAGAGTGACGCCAATTTGCTCGAAAATACCGCGCGGTGCCCCGCCCGGCACAGGATCCGGGCGAATCTCAACCATCATGTTGTCCTTGACCCCGTAGTAAAAGTAGTGCTCGGGAATGGTCACCTCGCGCCCGGTCGCGGGCACCGTGGGAAAACCCGGTAGTACGAGCGCGGCGGTGTGTGTGCCCCCCTGGCGCCATTTCACCCGCCAGACGCTAAGCTCCAGCGTTTCGGGCGGGTCGTTGTCGTAATGCCAATCAGGAAAACCGGCATAGAGCGCGGTGAGAAAGCCGAGGGTCTCCGCTTTGTCCATACTGCGTACTGGGGTCACGAACTTGACATCACTGGACAGGCTCGCCCCTATCCGCGCGATATTATGCGTGCGCAAGCCTTCCATATACTCGGTCAAGGCGCTTGGTATATCAGTCATAGTGGGCGCTCGTCAGCGTGGGGATTCTCTTTCTAGAGCATTTCTCGTCGGCTATAGCGAATAAACGTGGCAAAACCCTGAACGTCAGTCCTCTCTTTCTGCACTCCGGAGACGGAAGCGCAGCCGCTTCCATCCACCACCGTAACTGCTTTTA is a window of Alphaproteobacteria bacterium DNA encoding:
- a CDS encoding nuclear transport factor 2 family protein; translation: MTDIPSALTEYMEGLRTHNIARIGASLSSDVKFVTPVRSMDKAETLGFLTALYAGFPDWHYDNDPPETLELSVWRVKWRQGGTHTAALVLPGFPTVPATGREVTIPEHYFYYGVKDNMMVEIRPDPVPGGAPRGIFEQIGVTLPPL